From Nicotiana tabacum cultivar K326 chromosome 22, ASM71507v2, whole genome shotgun sequence, one genomic window encodes:
- the LOC107815112 gene encoding telomerase reverse transcriptase: MSTKRPRVPPVLWRLFHNRARTLGHTILSLVPSKTSTNCLCKGRQCLGCVGENGATSFLIREKDSDDYRKLLNKCFVVLSDSTPPLHVYDPHCRWSHLELVRRTIEMTIIEQPNNVICSGYDKMSRFSDIVELLTSPAWSLLLKRIGDVLMVYLLKNTSIFFRLPRNKHRQVAGVPICDLRRKSLLHVSATTYKPSLLHPESRKKRSVDEVYSSMRKKMCIRKNCAAEKLSTETTKSASGDVLPSREGQFYSITHTSLCGKRKRQFKWQRQRKRKQLKAQEKYSLIPCMNSNTKDNWPGDQNCDSLISCMNSNTKDNWPGDQNCDVSSNSVLLLEKKNTWCSCCLVFQTIPEVKKEVQINRQTIFYKLESFPSVFPSKHILNSLKPDSSGANRLFKEIFRSLGVNVTTQIASCTHSSNCTFIRSTCLYHSIIKLLKTLIRKAHHCQHVRLLEKHCSSTPSLDQDTKNIIATILERHETEASILAKGCAESGLAHNDIDSESCSTTPGSQPSLLEPTKCYCMKKQVVSFIWAVCRSIVPINLLGTPSNWRVLTKNISKLVKLRRFEKFTLKQSMRKIKLSRYHLLSDQYSLLKHKLLEHWIFWFFSSIVVPLVQANFYVTEAEHEKQDIFYYRKPTWENIISKFVTCLRDQGYQELNVASVKKIIWNRSFGFSKVRLCPKGKGVRMLANLKASAKLPVNPPLQSKGLRKVGVGRNVKCYNYKSVNEVLKDLHLVLKHIVVNEPERLGSSVFDYNDAYKRLLPFLSLLKSGFSVKPGVFIIVSDVEKAFDSVDQDKLLSVLDDLNLEEEYFLSKVVQVVCTKKSLRIPQNWTLVSKENAPDSANARSYLPTGSLHGILVKQQVQGRKVRKEQLQNDMKEHIRRNVLRLGSNFFLQSVGIPQGSVLSSMLCSLYLGHLEKSVIFPFLDKACEPAPGFPSEGCFLDDTASGYAHLVMCKPSYLLLRFIDDLLFISTSKEQASRFFSRLQRGFRAYNCDMNKKKFGMNFQINTIPDLRSDRLYVVEDGTSFLRWSGLFINCSTLEIQADYTRYLNFPLSSTLTVGWLNKPGRDLKVKLCGYLRPKCHPIFYDSNINSAAVVRLNIYQAFLLCAMKFHCYIFDLSSICRFSTKFYAAALGKSLRYMTKLIKRRMFSFKTGSDFRPILEVGKGEIEWLGLTAYIRVLKRKQSRYKELLRVLDSKLMALGKQESTLSVLQEATDDKRSSILWKIKY, translated from the exons ATGTCGACGAAGAGACCGAGAGTTCCACCGGTTCTATGGAGGTTGTTCCATAACCGTGCACGTACTCTAGGACATACAATTTTATCTCTAGTTCCTTCAAAAACGTCGACGAATTGCCTCTGCAAGGGTCGCCAGTGCCTCGGATGCGTCGGCGAAAATGGCGCCACGTCATTTCTGATCAGGGAAAAGGATTCAGATGATTATCGGAAGCTTCTCAACAAATGCTTCGTTGTCCTCTCCGACAGCACGCCTCCTCTCCACGTGTACGATCCTCACTGCCGCTGGTCCCACCTTGAG CTTGTTAGGaggacaatagaaatgacaataATCGAGCAACCCAACAACGTTATATGTTCTGGTTATGATAAG ATGAGCCGCTTCAGTGACATAGTAGAACTTTTGACATCACCAGCATGGAGCCTTCTCCTTAAAAGG ATTGGGGATGTTCTCATGGTTTATTTACTAAAGAACACTTCAATATTTTTTCGACTCCCTCGAAACAAACACCGTCAGGTGGCTGGAGTTCCCATCTGTGACTTACGCCGAAAATCTCTCCTGCATGTATCTGCCACTACCTATAAGCCTTCATTACTTCATCCTG AATCTAGGAAAAAGAGAAGTGTAGATGAAGTTTACTCATCAATGAGGAAAAAGATGTGCATTAG GAAAAATTGTGCTGCGGAGAAGTTATCGACAGAAACTACAAAATCTGCTTCTGGTGACGTGCTTCCATCTAGGGAAGGCCAATTTTACTCAATTACACATACTTCCTTGTGTGGAAAGCGTAAAAGACAGTTTAAATGGCAGCGTCAGAGGAAGCGTAAGCAGTTGAAGGCTCAAGAAAAATATTCCTTAATCCCTTGTATGAATTCCAACACTAAGGACAACTGGCCGGGAGACCAGAATTGTGATTCCTTAATCTCTTGTATGAATTCCAACACTAAGGACAACTGGCCGGGAGACCAGAATTGTGATGTAAGCTCAAATTCAGTGCTTCTTCTTGAAAAG AAAAATACTTGGTGCTCTTGTTGTTTGGTCTTTCAAACAATCCCAGAGGTCAAAAAGGAAGTTCAAATCAACAGGCAAACCATCTTCTACAAGTTGGAAAGTTTTCCTTCAGTGTTCCCATCCAAGC ACATCTTGAATTCGCTGAAGCCAGACTCTTCTGGAGCAAATAGACTCTTCAAGGAAATTTTTAGATCTCTTGGTGTAAATGTCACTACTCAGATAGCTTCTTGCACGCACAGCAGCAACTGTACTTTTATCAGATCCACTTGTCT ATACCATTCAATTATTAAGTTGCTGAAAACTCTCATCCGCAAAGCTCACCATTGCCAACATGTAAGGCTGTTGGAAAAGCACTGTTCTTCCACTCCATCATTGGATCAAGATACCAAAAATATTATTGCAACTATCTTGGAG AGACACGAAACCGAAGCAAGTATACTTGCAAAAGGTTGTGCTGAAAGTGGATTAGCTCACAATGACATCGACTCCGAAAGTTGCAGCACAACTCCAGGATCACAACCCTCTCTTTTGGAGCCAACCAAGTGTTATTGTATGAAGAAGCAGGTTGTATCATTTATTTGGGCTGTTTGTCGAAGTATAGTGCCCATAAATTTACTGGGAACTCCTTCTAATTGGAGAGTTCTAACAAAGAATATTTCCAAGCTTGTTAAGCTACGAAGGTTTGAGAAGTTCACGCTCAAGCAGAGCATGAGGAAAATTAAACTATCTAGGTATCATCTACTATCAGATCAGTACTCCTTACTGAAACATAAACTACTAGAGCACTGGATATTTTGGTTCTTTTCTTCAATTGTTGTGCCACTGGTTCAAGCTAACTTTTACGTAACTGAAGCTGAGCATGAGAAACAAGATATATTTTATTATCGCAAGCCTACGTGGGAGAACATTATTTCCAAATTTGTGACTTGCTTGAGAGATCAAGGTTATCAAGAATTAAATGTTGCATCTGTCAAGAAAATAATATGGAATAGATCTTTTGGTTTCTCAAAAGTTCGACTTTGTCCAAAAGGAAAGGGGGTAAGAATGCTGGCTAACCTTAAAGCATCGGCAAAGTTGCCTGTGAATCCTCCATTGCAATCCAAAGGTCTGAGAAAAGTAGGTGTTGGTAGAAATGTTAAATGTTACAATTACAAATCTGTTAATGAAGTCCTCAAAGATTTGCACTTGGTGCTCAAACATATAGTAGTAAATGAACCAGAGAGGttgggttcatctgtatttgacTACAATGATGCATATAAAAGGCTTCTCCCTTTCTTATCACTCCTGAAGAGCGGTTTTTCTGTCAAACCTGGAGTTTTCATCATTGTATCAGACGTTGAAAAAGCTTTTGATTCTGTAGACCAAGATAAGTTACTGAGTGTGCTGGATGATCTCAATTTGGAGGAAGAATATTTTTTAAGCAAAGTTGTTCAAGTTGTGTGCACTAAGAAATCATTACGGATACCACAAAACTGGACATTAGTGAGTAAAGAGAATGCCCCTGACTCCGCCAATGCTAGGTCTTATCTTCCCACTGGCTCATTGCATGGCATTCTTGTAAAGCAACAG GTGCAAGGCAGAAAAGTAAGAAAAGAACAGCTTCAAAATGATATGAAGGAGCACATAAGGCGCAATGTGCTGCGGTTAGGTAGCAATTTTTTCTTGCAATCTGTTGGTATACCTCAAGGGAGTGTTTTGTCCTCTATGCTCTGCTCTTTGTATTTAGGACATCTCGAGAAGTCAGTAATATTTCCATTCCTTGACAAAGCTTGTGAACCTGCCCCTGGATTTCCTTCAGAGGGATGTTTTCTCGATGATACAGCTTCAGGATATGCTCACCTCGTAATGTGTAAACCTAGCTATCTGTTACTTAGATTTATTGATGACTTGCTTTTCATCTCAACCTCAAAGGAACAGGCTTCTAGGTTCTTCTCACGGTTGCAGAGAGGGTTTCGAGCCTACAACTGCGACATgaacaaaaagaaatttggaaTGAACTTTCAGATAAACACTATACCAGATCTGAGATCAGATAGATTGTATGTGGTTGAAGATGGAACCTCATTTCTTCGGTGGAGTGGactttttatcaactgctcaaCGTTGGAAATTCAGGCAGATTACACGAG GTATTTGAATTTCCCGCTGAGTTCAACACTCACTGTGGGCTGGCTAAATAAACCAGGCCGTGACTTAAAGGTTAAGCTGTGCGGTTATCTGAGACCGAAATGCCATCCTATATTCTATGATTCTAACATAAACTCAGCAGCTGTGGTCAGACTCAACATTTATCAAGCTTTTCTTTTGTGTGCCATGAAGTTCCATTGCTACATCTTTGATTTATCAAGCATATGTAGATTCAGCACCAAATTTTATGCAGCTGCTTTGGGAAAATCATTGAG GTATATGACAAAGCTCATCAAGAGGAGGATGTTCTCCTTCAAAACTGGTTCAGATTTTCGTCCAATTCTCGAAGTGGGGAAAGGTGAAATCGAATGGCTTGGATTAACTGCTTATATTCGCGTTTTGAAGAGGAAACAATCAAGATATAAGGAATTGTTACGTGTATTAGATTCTAAGCTCATGGCGCTTGGTAAGCAAGAAAGTACATTATCAGTATTACAAGAAGCCACAGATGATAAGCGTTCCTCTATACTATGGAAGATTAAGTATTGA